Sequence from the Fragaria vesca subsp. vesca linkage group LG4, FraVesHawaii_1.0, whole genome shotgun sequence genome:
GTTTGATCCTCGACCAATGTCAAAGCACTGTAGTAGAGACTTGGCCTCAAGATCCTGAAGAAGTAAACCGCATTATCACTACGTACAAGGCAAACCCAGCAATCAGAGATGCTAGTATTCCTTCATCAGAGCCAAAGGGTTTGGAAGAAACTAAGGCTGGAAAGTCCCATGGTGGTTGTCAGAATGTTGTTGATCCTGACAAGGAGAGGGGTACAAAGGCTGGAAAGTCCCATGGTGGTTATAAGAATGTTGTTGATTCTGACAAGGAGAGGGAGAAGTTGTACCCGACATGGGATGATCGACTAGATTACTATTC
This genomic interval carries:
- the LOC101311463 gene encoding uncharacterized protein LOC101311463 translates to MDRQRKIQQLSSSKSDRKKIKDRKKNLIKKAEELSILCGVDVCLILDQCQSTVVETWPQDPEEVNRIITTYKANPAIRDASIPSSEPKGLEETKAGKSHGGCQNVVDPDKERGTKAGKSHGGYKNVVDSDKEREKLYPTWDDRLDYYSEEELIRLLASLDARLQASANRIDNEQ